A section of the Mesobacillus jeotgali genome encodes:
- a CDS encoding histidine kinase N-terminal domain-containing protein yields the protein MLPITDNRLLSFLTSEREPLIADWTVNIIVSEDDPYKEKISKNAEKMYEIILSVFSKTNDELEEHLQKLAFMVGEERVRADINIGDFVYNVNSGRSVLYKHLYKLNMEWDEMQEAINRINYCFDTFLYYAVSYYNEQKNKIIEEKNQFIDSTHKDRLTLLGQMTSSFIHEFRNPLTSIQGFIQLLRSEHEDMKYLDIISSELEQLNFRISQFLLLSKKELIGKEKTIFSLNKMIEEVLNFLYPSILDTKVQIIKEVADDMELYGYADEIRQVLINIIFNAIDVLSQYRDDPKIEIKGFFVNDTHIKIEISNNGPVIPDHLLKTIFEPFVTTKTLGTGLGLFVCREIIEKHKGILACSSEPDKTSFIMLLPLIRMEN from the coding sequence ATGCTGCCAATTACGGATAACCGATTGCTTAGCTTCCTGACTAGTGAAAGAGAACCGCTCATTGCTGACTGGACTGTCAATATTATCGTCTCAGAAGATGATCCATATAAAGAGAAAATAAGTAAGAACGCTGAGAAAATGTACGAAATTATTCTCTCTGTTTTTTCAAAGACAAATGATGAGTTGGAGGAACACCTTCAAAAGCTTGCTTTTATGGTAGGCGAAGAAAGGGTACGCGCTGATATCAATATCGGAGATTTTGTCTACAATGTCAATTCAGGCCGTTCTGTACTCTACAAGCACCTTTATAAACTCAATATGGAATGGGATGAGATGCAAGAGGCCATCAACCGCATCAATTACTGTTTTGATACTTTCCTGTATTACGCAGTATCCTATTACAACGAACAAAAGAACAAGATCATTGAGGAGAAAAACCAATTCATAGATTCGACTCACAAGGACAGGCTCACGTTGCTTGGCCAGATGACATCAAGCTTCATTCATGAATTCCGCAACCCATTGACTTCAATCCAGGGATTCATCCAGCTGCTGAGATCTGAACACGAGGATATGAAGTATCTTGATATCATATCAAGCGAGCTGGAACAACTGAATTTTCGTATTTCCCAATTTTTGCTTTTATCTAAAAAAGAACTCATTGGAAAAGAAAAAACCATTTTCTCATTGAATAAAATGATTGAAGAAGTATTGAATTTCTTGTACCCCAGCATTCTCGACACCAAGGTCCAGATCATTAAGGAAGTAGCCGACGATATGGAATTGTATGGCTATGCTGATGAAATCAGACAAGTCCTAATCAATATAATCTTTAATGCAATCGATGTTTTGAGTCAGTACCGTGATGATCCTAAAATTGAGATTAAGGGTTTCTTCGTAAATGATACCCATATAAAAATCGAAATCTCCAATAATGGCCCGGTCATACCTGACCATTTGCTTAAGACGATTTTCGAGCCCTTCGTCACAACGAAAACGCTTGGAACAGGCCTCGGTTTATTTGTCTGCCGGGAAATAATTGAA
- the thiT gene encoding energy-coupled thiamine transporter ThiT — protein sequence MKQKQTLFLVEIAVFSALAYLLDLFSGFLFSRIWPQGGSVSIAMVPVFLMAFRWGVKGGAITGLLLGLLQFILGFSQIFHPVQGFIDYLVAFTVLGVAGIFARQIKENIQNGDRKKWIGLIIAGTFIGSLLRFIAHFFSGWVFFGVWAPEGQPAWLYSLIYNGTYMIPSMILSAIIIILVIGYAPSRMVKSTTVSNKI from the coding sequence ATGAAACAAAAACAGACTCTATTTTTAGTGGAAATTGCGGTGTTTTCCGCTCTGGCTTATTTGCTGGATTTATTCTCCGGTTTTTTATTCTCAAGAATTTGGCCGCAAGGCGGTTCGGTATCAATCGCTATGGTACCGGTATTCCTGATGGCGTTCCGCTGGGGAGTTAAGGGAGGGGCAATCACAGGCCTCCTGCTGGGCCTATTGCAATTCATCCTGGGTTTCTCACAAATATTCCATCCAGTCCAGGGTTTCATCGATTATTTGGTAGCCTTCACTGTCCTGGGTGTTGCCGGTATTTTTGCAAGACAAATTAAAGAGAACATACAAAACGGGGACAGGAAAAAATGGATTGGTTTGATAATCGCTGGGACATTCATCGGCAGCCTGCTTCGTTTTATCGCTCATTTCTTTTCCGGATGGGTCTTTTTCGGAGTATGGGCGCCAGAAGGCCAGCCGGCGTGGCTTTATTCACTCATCTATAACGGAACCTATATGATTCCAAGTATGATTCTATCCGCCATTATCATCATCCTTGTCATCGGTTATGCTCCGTCAAGAATGGTTAAATCAACAACAGTAAGCAATAAAATATAA
- a CDS encoding FeoA family protein, giving the protein MLGKLKTGEKGRIMNIAGTDKFVRRRLLDLGIAEGAEVCVKCILPFGGPVMVESCGQCIGIRRKEALRIEVERV; this is encoded by the coding sequence ATGCTCGGAAAATTAAAGACTGGTGAAAAAGGCCGGATCATGAATATTGCTGGCACTGATAAATTTGTCAGAAGAAGATTGCTTGATTTGGGGATTGCAGAAGGAGCGGAAGTCTGTGTGAAATGCATTCTGCCATTTGGAGGACCTGTGATGGTGGAATCATGTGGACAATGCATCGGAATCCGGCGCAAGGAAGCATTACGTATTGAAGTGGAGCGAGTATGA
- the feoB gene encoding ferrous iron transport protein B: MNIALIGNPNTGKTSLFNNLTGSYEYVGNWSGVTVEKKVGLFKNKKDQLIDLPGVYTLNPLSKDEGVVTSFFLEEPFEKLLNILDASQLRRNLHLTMQLLEYGAPVIIGLNMLDVAKNRGIQIDVKKLSELLGTPVAPVVARSGKGCNELAELVTDEVTGTGKSIIVYYGKAIEEGILQLGKKLNGRAKHPVRWLALQLFEGNPYVRTYLTNYLPLEEIDSLVNFVAVSNQQQSGSKQALDQVIHRKRSDAIDNIISAATTRPANEKIPLTEKVDMVVTNKFLGIPMFLALMFIMFMLTFDWLGFPLSDALDAFISGPLTVGITAALTWAGASSFIKDLVLDGIVAGVGGVLVFVPQIFILFFFISLLEDSGYMARVALVMDRLMESVGLNGKAFIPMMIGFGCNVPGIMAARTIETPKERLMTILLTPLMSCSARLPVYALFVGAFFTEYKAAVVLSLYVLGVVVALILAKVFSKTLLKGETSVFVIELPPYRMPQAKALWRSTWDKGKGFVRKAGTFIFAGSVLIWLLAYAGPEGANVSMDDSYLALLGGIFAPLFAPIGFGTWQASASLITGFLAKEAIISTMNIIYFVPDEASLQGLLAAYYTPLAAYSFMVFILLYIPCLATTATIYKETGSKRWTAFSIAYALVIAYLLSLAIYQGGMLLGLS; encoded by the coding sequence ATGAATATTGCGCTTATTGGCAATCCGAATACCGGTAAAACTTCATTGTTTAATAATTTAACAGGTTCATATGAATATGTTGGCAACTGGAGCGGAGTGACGGTCGAAAAGAAAGTTGGTCTTTTCAAAAATAAAAAAGATCAGCTTATTGATCTCCCGGGGGTCTATACCCTTAATCCGCTGTCAAAGGATGAAGGGGTGGTTACTAGTTTCTTTCTGGAGGAACCATTCGAGAAACTGCTCAATATCCTTGATGCTTCCCAATTAAGACGTAATCTGCATCTTACAATGCAGCTCCTTGAATACGGGGCACCGGTGATTATTGGACTGAATATGCTTGACGTCGCTAAAAACAGGGGCATCCAAATCGATGTTAAAAAACTTTCTGAATTACTGGGAACTCCTGTTGCACCTGTCGTGGCCAGGTCAGGAAAGGGCTGTAATGAACTCGCTGAGCTAGTGACAGATGAAGTGACCGGCACTGGCAAATCCATTATTGTCTATTATGGTAAAGCCATTGAGGAGGGAATCCTTCAGCTCGGAAAGAAACTGAATGGGAGGGCGAAACATCCAGTTCGCTGGCTCGCTCTTCAGCTATTTGAAGGCAATCCTTATGTAAGGACCTATTTAACTAACTATCTGCCATTGGAGGAAATTGATTCACTGGTTAACTTTGTTGCTGTTTCCAACCAGCAACAATCAGGCAGTAAACAAGCTCTTGACCAGGTTATACACCGTAAAAGAAGTGATGCGATCGATAATATTATATCTGCAGCCACAACCAGACCGGCCAATGAAAAAATCCCGCTGACTGAGAAAGTTGATATGGTAGTGACAAATAAATTCCTTGGTATCCCAATGTTTCTGGCACTAATGTTTATCATGTTCATGCTTACTTTTGACTGGCTGGGATTCCCGCTGTCAGATGCATTGGATGCATTTATATCAGGCCCATTGACAGTTGGTATCACGGCAGCTTTAACTTGGGCAGGCGCATCGTCTTTCATAAAAGACCTAGTGCTTGATGGAATTGTTGCCGGAGTAGGCGGAGTTCTTGTTTTCGTACCGCAAATCTTCATTTTGTTCTTTTTCATTTCCCTGCTAGAGGATTCAGGATATATGGCCCGTGTTGCACTAGTCATGGACCGTTTAATGGAATCAGTTGGCCTCAATGGGAAAGCGTTTATCCCGATGATGATTGGTTTTGGCTGTAATGTGCCGGGAATCATGGCTGCAAGGACGATTGAGACACCAAAAGAGAGACTAATGACTATTTTGCTGACACCATTAATGTCATGTTCAGCCAGGCTTCCTGTATACGCTTTGTTTGTCGGCGCATTTTTTACAGAGTACAAGGCAGCAGTCGTTCTTAGCTTGTATGTATTAGGTGTAGTAGTCGCCCTCATACTTGCGAAGGTTTTTTCCAAGACACTTTTGAAAGGGGAAACCTCTGTTTTCGTCATTGAACTTCCCCCATACAGAATGCCGCAGGCAAAAGCGCTTTGGAGAAGCACCTGGGATAAGGGAAAAGGTTTCGTGAGAAAAGCTGGTACATTCATCTTTGCTGGCTCTGTTCTGATCTGGCTGCTCGCATATGCTGGTCCTGAAGGTGCGAATGTCAGCATGGATGATAGCTATCTGGCACTTTTGGGGGGAATATTCGCGCCTCTGTTCGCGCCAATAGGATTCGGAACATGGCAGGCAAGCGCTTCACTTATCACCGGTTTTCTTGCAAAAGAAGCAATCATTTCAACAATGAATATCATTTACTTTGTCCCGGATGAAGCAAGTCTCCAGGGACTGCTGGCTGCTTATTATACACCATTGGCTGCGTATAGCTTCATGGTATTCATCCTGCTATATATTCCTTGTCTTGCAACGACTGCGACTATCTATAAGGAAACAGGCTCAAAACGCTGGACCGCTTTTTCGATTGCTTATGCATTGGTGATTGCTTATCTTCTGTCACTGGCCATCTACCAAGGCGGCATGCTATTGGGATTAAGCTAA
- a CDS encoding FeoB-associated Cys-rich membrane protein, translating into MIANILIGGAIFGYAGLAFYRFIQKSKEGKCAACSIQSSCSSNCSADYKKNV; encoded by the coding sequence ATGATTGCAAATATCTTGATCGGCGGGGCTATATTTGGATATGCCGGCTTGGCCTTTTACCGATTCATCCAGAAATCCAAAGAAGGAAAATGCGCAGCCTGCTCCATCCAAAGCTCCTGCTCAAGTAACTGCAGCGCAGACTATAAAAAAAACGTATAA
- a CDS encoding helix-turn-helix transcriptional regulator: MTRDEIINRVSEKVRVLRAEVGYTQDKMADIIGISKKTLVQIEKGRVQAGWSTVVTICALFRETETIQFLFGNEPLEVLETIAHEGTDYRKEKTLGGKVWWREVARNSGFVMQQNILSQHYRILDEDDFRIFSSFEEKETKERLKELASEAMNK; encoded by the coding sequence ATGACCAGGGATGAAATTATAAACAGAGTTTCCGAGAAAGTAAGGGTCCTGAGGGCTGAGGTTGGCTATACTCAGGATAAAATGGCTGACATCATCGGAATCTCAAAAAAGACACTTGTCCAGATTGAAAAGGGCAGAGTCCAGGCAGGTTGGTCAACAGTCGTTACGATTTGTGCATTGTTCAGGGAGACGGAGACAATCCAGTTTTTATTCGGAAATGAACCTCTTGAGGTGCTTGAAACTATTGCACATGAAGGGACGGATTACAGGAAAGAGAAGACCTTGGGTGGTAAAGTCTGGTGGCGAGAAGTTGCCAGAAACAGCGGGTTTGTCATGCAGCAGAATATCCTGAGCCAGCATTACAGAATCCTTGATGAAGACGATTTCAGGATCTTCAGCAGTTTCGAAGAAAAGGAAACAAAGGAGCGTTTAAAGGAACTTGCTTCCGAAGCAATGAATAAATGA
- a CDS encoding universal stress protein — protein sequence MPEIKNIVLAYDDSEGARKALQLAKEFTRNLDGAKLFVGHVYEEKVKSELVESTDRPIEPLPINSLPADGIQVPPLATEQGSLGKSEHAIITHSSEQALNNAKSELNALNIETDFSILDGSPAEGILEFARDVNADLIIIGQSGNEGIKRKLLGGVSQKVTNNAHCHVLIAK from the coding sequence ATGCCTGAAATCAAAAATATTGTCCTCGCTTACGATGATTCGGAGGGGGCTAGAAAAGCCCTTCAATTAGCCAAGGAGTTTACGAGAAACCTGGATGGAGCCAAGCTGTTTGTCGGTCATGTTTATGAAGAGAAAGTAAAAAGCGAGCTGGTGGAATCCACTGACCGCCCAATTGAGCCCCTCCCTATAAACAGCTTGCCTGCAGATGGAATTCAAGTACCGCCGTTAGCAACGGAGCAAGGTTCTCTTGGCAAATCAGAACATGCAATTATTACACATAGTTCTGAACAAGCTCTGAATAATGCTAAGTCTGAGCTGAATGCTCTCAATATCGAAACTGATTTCTCAATCCTCGACGGCAGCCCGGCGGAAGGTATATTGGAATTCGCGAGGGATGTAAATGCGGATTTAATCATTATCGGCCAGTCAGGAAATGAAGGGATTAAACGGAAGCTTCTTGGGGGAGTAAGCCAAAAAGTGACAAATAACGCTCATTGCCATGTGCTTATAGCAAAATGA
- a CDS encoding transglycosylase domain-containing protein — protein sequence MGWKRLHMNQVLVLSVSTAVLAFLSFFHVYSEGADISALNDDMAQATVIYDASGEVASKISALKNEGIKIEDVPDHVKNAVIAIEDHRFYEHDGVDLVGISRAFVQNVKAGSIVEGGSTITQQLTKNALLSSEKTYKRKLEEFFMAREIEKQYSKDEIMQMYLNRIYFGNGSWGIKRAAMGYFGKDVKDLSISEAAMLAGLIKAPSALDPNKNYEEAVERRNIVLQMMKTHGFIKEEEYKEAVAEKIVLNEKGGDPLRGRYPYYVDHVIDEAIKKYGLTQEEILTGGLQIYTELDVTMQSAVEATYAKDELFPKGTEKQMVQSGAVLVDPKNGGIRALVGGRGEHVFRGYNRATQLKAQPGSTMKPLAVFAPALEEGWGITDMLKDEETEFKDYKPQNYNDEYKGEVPMYEALRDSLNVPAVWLLNEIGIVKGMESVQNFGINLDPKNDRNLGLALGGLSTGVSPVTMAEAYSAFANNGEHHETHAITKIVDKEGNTIVEYKGKKSKAVSKETAQKMTTMLMGVVEDGTGKGAKIPGRELAGKTGSTQVPIEGVKGTKDQWFVGYTPQLVGAVWVGYDKTDKEHYLTTTSSEGAALVFKDFMSEALKNTKAQSFNVPPLSKYIDEHKKEQRAKSVKELESRIKKESEKLKKQWEEAKKKQKKNKEEPKKEETTEPAPASTNTGNSNGTSESGNTNDTGSEGDTGGEGDTGGEGDTGGEGDTGGEGETGGEGDTGGAGDTGGEGDTGGEGDTGGEGDTGGEGDTGGEGDTGGTKNEG from the coding sequence ATGGGCTGGAAGCGGCTGCATATGAACCAGGTACTGGTTTTGTCTGTTTCTACAGCAGTACTGGCATTCTTAAGTTTTTTTCATGTTTATTCAGAGGGGGCGGACATCAGTGCTTTGAATGATGATATGGCGCAGGCTACCGTCATCTATGATGCTAGCGGAGAGGTTGCCAGCAAGATTTCGGCATTGAAAAATGAAGGAATCAAGATAGAAGATGTTCCTGATCATGTTAAGAACGCTGTTATTGCTATCGAGGACCACCGTTTTTATGAACATGATGGAGTCGACCTTGTCGGGATTTCGCGGGCATTTGTACAGAATGTTAAGGCGGGCAGTATTGTTGAAGGCGGAAGCACGATTACCCAGCAGCTGACAAAGAATGCTTTGCTCTCAAGCGAAAAGACATATAAACGAAAGCTCGAAGAATTTTTCATGGCGAGGGAAATCGAAAAGCAATATTCCAAAGATGAAATCATGCAAATGTACTTAAATCGTATTTATTTCGGTAATGGTTCATGGGGAATCAAACGGGCAGCAATGGGGTACTTTGGCAAGGATGTGAAAGACCTTTCAATAAGCGAGGCAGCTATGCTGGCAGGCTTGATTAAAGCACCGTCAGCGCTGGATCCAAACAAGAATTATGAAGAAGCAGTAGAAAGAAGAAATATTGTACTGCAAATGATGAAGACTCATGGGTTTATTAAGGAAGAAGAATATAAAGAGGCAGTTGCCGAAAAGATTGTATTGAATGAAAAGGGCGGAGATCCATTGCGCGGCCGCTATCCATATTATGTAGATCATGTCATTGATGAAGCCATCAAAAAGTACGGACTGACCCAGGAAGAAATTCTCACTGGAGGACTGCAAATCTATACTGAGCTGGATGTTACAATGCAATCAGCTGTAGAAGCGACTTATGCGAAGGATGAACTGTTTCCGAAAGGAACAGAAAAACAGATGGTCCAAAGCGGAGCAGTATTGGTCGATCCTAAAAATGGAGGCATTCGTGCGCTTGTCGGCGGCCGTGGGGAGCATGTATTCCGTGGTTACAATCGTGCAACTCAATTAAAAGCCCAGCCCGGCTCTACAATGAAGCCACTTGCTGTATTTGCGCCAGCGCTTGAAGAAGGCTGGGGTATTACGGACATGCTGAAGGACGAAGAAACAGAATTCAAAGATTACAAGCCTCAAAATTACAATGATGAATATAAAGGCGAAGTCCCTATGTATGAAGCATTAAGAGATTCATTGAATGTACCAGCTGTATGGCTGCTGAATGAGATAGGCATTGTTAAAGGGATGGAATCGGTACAGAACTTTGGCATTAACCTGGATCCTAAGAATGATCGAAATCTTGGCCTGGCGCTTGGTGGATTATCCACTGGGGTCTCACCGGTAACCATGGCAGAAGCCTATTCCGCTTTTGCCAATAATGGGGAGCATCATGAAACACATGCAATCACGAAGATCGTTGATAAGGAAGGCAATACAATAGTTGAGTACAAGGGGAAAAAGAGCAAAGCGGTGTCAAAAGAAACTGCACAAAAAATGACGACGATGCTAATGGGTGTTGTGGAGGATGGAACAGGAAAAGGGGCAAAGATTCCTGGCAGGGAGTTAGCTGGGAAAACAGGATCTACCCAGGTTCCGATTGAAGGAGTCAAAGGAACAAAAGATCAATGGTTTGTGGGCTATACCCCACAACTTGTCGGTGCAGTATGGGTTGGTTACGACAAGACAGATAAAGAGCACTATTTAACCACTACCAGCAGTGAAGGTGCCGCTCTGGTATTCAAGGACTTTATGTCAGAGGCTTTGAAAAATACAAAAGCACAATCCTTCAATGTTCCTCCACTTTCAAAATATATAGATGAACACAAGAAAGAACAGAGAGCCAAGTCAGTGAAAGAGCTTGAATCAAGGATTAAAAAGGAATCAGAAAAGCTTAAGAAGCAATGGGAAGAAGCAAAAAAGAAGCAGAAAAAGAATAAGGAAGAACCTAAAAAGGAAGAAACCACTGAACCAGCTCCTGCGTCAACAAATACCGGCAATAGCAATGGTACCAGTGAATCTGGTAATACAAACGACACCGGAAGCGAAGGAGATACCGGAGGTGAAGGAGATACCGGAGGCGAAGGAGATACCGGAGGCGAGGGTGATACCGGAGGCGAAGGGGAAACCGGAGGTGAAGGGGATACCGGAGGTGCAGGCGACACCGGGGGCGAAGGTGATACCGGAGGCGAAGGGGATACCGGAGGCGAAGGGGATACTGGAGGCGAAGGTGACACAGGTGGCGAAGGCGACACCGGCGGAACCAAAAACGAAGGGTAA
- a CDS encoding HPr family phosphocarrier protein, with protein MKEIMSSNVMVQKRFTMTKMLEIYQAAKKLDGATYLYSRQKAVEATSLSKLVSFLLTVEPNTTLKIIMEGTDVEPKLNQLTKLLTNEASVLRVKRKALIETTESFQI; from the coding sequence ATGAAAGAGATTATGTCATCAAATGTAATGGTTCAAAAGAGATTCACTATGACAAAAATGCTTGAAATCTATCAGGCCGCTAAAAAATTGGACGGTGCTACTTATCTGTACAGCCGCCAGAAAGCAGTCGAAGCCACATCATTATCTAAACTGGTATCATTCCTGCTGACTGTAGAACCAAATACAACTTTAAAAATTATTATGGAAGGTACGGATGTAGAACCAAAATTAAACCAGCTGACAAAACTGTTAACAAACGAAGCTTCTGTACTTCGCGTTAAACGTAAGGCACTGATCGAAACTACAGAATCTTTCCAAATATAA
- a CDS encoding MFS transporter, whose translation MKKFADIFRNSSFTKLFLANFTSQMGSTIGLTAFMFYLLDRFSSQPTFATITELTYSLPMLAVFFMIGVFADRMDRQKIAVYCDWISAGLSITLIAAIYVGWMPLVFGMLFLRSAIQKFFFPAEHGMVQGILKKEDYTAAAGLNQLVMSLFMLFGNGLGVLAYWSIGIYGAILIDTISFIISALLIQKAEIPLEAKLPNGSHKLKELNIKMVFKDFNHGFAYVLSNKLLFTLIIGFFIFGIVNGGFSVMPIFILKYKLAPESYEQYSIVIGFVFGIGVLIGSLIASLLSQKVKLYHLISVGLILSGSFTALASLPNNIYLFLGVLFISALALPLINIGIGGWLPSIIDPKMMGRVQGLISPLNMLSHSLMLAFIAYSFPVLLTIEMLYWIVGGCLAIVGIFYLIVLPKLAEENGTVVENTVTESGV comes from the coding sequence ATGAAAAAATTTGCGGATATTTTCAGGAACAGCAGTTTCACCAAGTTATTTTTGGCGAACTTCACTTCCCAAATGGGCAGTACAATTGGCCTAACAGCTTTCATGTTTTATTTGCTTGACCGTTTCAGCTCCCAGCCAACCTTTGCGACGATAACAGAGTTGACGTATTCTTTGCCGATGCTGGCGGTATTTTTTATGATCGGGGTTTTTGCAGACAGGATGGACCGGCAAAAAATAGCGGTTTATTGTGATTGGATTAGCGCTGGTTTATCGATCACATTAATTGCTGCAATCTATGTCGGCTGGATGCCATTGGTTTTTGGGATGCTGTTCTTGAGAAGTGCGATTCAAAAGTTCTTTTTCCCGGCAGAGCATGGAATGGTTCAGGGAATACTGAAAAAAGAGGATTATACTGCAGCTGCGGGATTGAACCAACTGGTGATGAGTCTATTTATGCTGTTCGGGAATGGTCTGGGAGTCCTTGCTTATTGGTCCATTGGTATTTACGGCGCTATTTTGATCGATACAATTTCGTTCATCATCAGTGCCTTGCTTATTCAGAAAGCTGAGATTCCGCTGGAAGCGAAACTTCCAAATGGTTCTCATAAACTAAAGGAACTGAATATCAAAATGGTTTTCAAGGATTTCAATCATGGGTTTGCCTATGTACTGAGCAACAAGTTGCTATTTACATTGATTATCGGGTTCTTCATTTTCGGCATCGTCAATGGCGGCTTCTCCGTCATGCCGATTTTTATTCTGAAGTATAAACTTGCACCAGAATCTTACGAGCAATATTCAATCGTGATTGGTTTCGTGTTTGGGATTGGAGTACTGATTGGCAGCCTAATCGCTTCATTGCTTTCACAAAAGGTTAAACTCTACCATCTTATTTCGGTAGGGCTTATTCTCTCCGGAAGTTTCACGGCGCTTGCTTCACTTCCAAACAATATTTATCTTTTCCTTGGCGTTCTCTTCATCTCTGCTCTGGCATTGCCGCTTATAAACATTGGGATTGGAGGGTGGCTCCCCAGCATTATCGATCCTAAAATGATGGGCAGGGTTCAGGGGCTGATCAGCCCGCTTAATATGCTGTCACATTCATTGATGCTTGCTTTCATTGCCTATAGCTTCCCAGTTCTGTTGACAATTGAAATGCTGTATTGGATCGTCGGCGGCTGTCTGGCGATTGTGGGGATATTTTATTTGATCGTCCTGCCGAAATTGGCGGAAGAGAATGGTACTGTAGTGGAAAATACTGTCACAGAATCTGGAGTCTAA
- the sigY gene encoding RNA polymerase sigma factor SigY, with product MDEKELITSAKKGDHRSFAVLFRNHYPLLVKYLMKITMNPDMSEELAQATMAKCVEKIHLFNGQSKFSSWLISIATNMYIDQHRKKKREKEWNEGEAASRKLQWYMESKNEEWTDALAAISRLNDEMRIPLILKHYYGYSYDEIGEILNIAAGTAKSRVHHGLLAVRRELKVDEKPKRNLVKR from the coding sequence ATGGATGAGAAAGAGCTAATCACAAGTGCAAAAAAAGGTGACCACCGTTCGTTTGCTGTGCTGTTCAGGAATCATTATCCCCTGCTGGTAAAATACCTGATGAAAATTACGATGAATCCTGACATGTCTGAAGAGCTTGCGCAAGCAACTATGGCAAAATGTGTGGAGAAGATTCACTTATTTAATGGCCAATCAAAATTTTCATCGTGGCTTATCAGCATTGCGACAAATATGTATATCGACCAGCATCGAAAGAAAAAGCGCGAAAAAGAGTGGAATGAAGGGGAAGCAGCGTCCCGAAAGCTTCAATGGTATATGGAATCAAAGAACGAGGAATGGACAGATGCACTTGCTGCAATCTCCAGGCTGAATGATGAGATGAGGATCCCGCTAATTCTTAAGCACTATTATGGGTATTCGTATGATGAGATAGGTGAAATTCTTAATATTGCCGCTGGTACTGCGAAGTCTAGAGTCCACCATGGGCTTTTAGCCGTTAGAAGGGAGCTGAAAGTAGATGAAAAACCAAAAAGGAATCTCGTCAAACGATGA
- a CDS encoding YxlC family protein, with the protein MKNQKGISSNDDQMDKEFFETISAIQNGLDKLESMDLYTPDEKWFGHMVLRQQEIQKKNFLRELTWFILSAMLILTVVIFTLLELPILFLMLQTATVAIAGFFGYKGMQKQVDTR; encoded by the coding sequence ATGAAAAACCAAAAAGGAATCTCGTCAAACGATGATCAAATGGATAAGGAATTTTTTGAAACCATCAGTGCTATTCAAAATGGACTGGATAAACTGGAATCCATGGACTTATATACTCCTGATGAAAAATGGTTTGGACATATGGTGCTGAGACAGCAGGAGATTCAAAAAAAGAACTTCCTCCGGGAGCTGACTTGGTTTATATTGAGTGCCATGCTTATCCTGACAGTTGTTATTTTCACCTTGCTAGAACTGCCGATACTATTCCTTATGCTCCAAACTGCTACAGTAGCCATTGCAGGTTTTTTTGGCTATAAAGGAATGCAAAAGCAGGTGGATACACGATGA
- a CDS encoding sigma-Y antisigma factor component, protein MNEELSPFMLAVVATILLSQSIFLFTNARKHGHNHWLWGILGMIQAPMPLLVYLLFIRKVWRKKKGNI, encoded by the coding sequence ATGAACGAGGAATTGTCACCTTTCATGCTCGCAGTCGTTGCAACAATCTTATTGTCGCAGAGTATTTTTTTGTTTACCAATGCCAGGAAGCATGGTCACAATCACTGGCTATGGGGAATTCTGGGAATGATCCAGGCACCAATGCCGCTTCTTGTTTACTTACTTTTTATCCGAAAGGTTTGGCGCAAGAAAAAAGGAAATATTTGA